ATATCGCGGTCAAAGCCTGGCATAAGTTGGTCTAGGGCTTCAATCATTGTAATTTCACACCCCAGCGCCGAGTACACATCAGAAAATTCTAGCCCAATATAGCCGCTACCAATAATTGCTACCCAGTCGGGAAGCGATTCTAACTTGACGCCTTGGTCGCTTGTGAATACTGTTTTACCGTCTACTTCAATTCCTGGTGGAACAAACGGGACAGAACCAGGCGAAAGAATAATATCTTTGGCTGTAACGGTTTTTTCTCCGTTGTCGGTAGCGATTGTGACTTTTTGCTGTCCTGCGACTTTACCCCAACCGCGGATAATATCAACACCCAGACGCTTGAGGCTATTTGTCAAGTCACCCTGAATTTTGCTAACTAAGTTATTCGCGTGAGCGGCGATCGCTGCACGGTCAAACGTCACATCCCCAACATGAATTCCTAAAGCTTTGAGATGATGCGCATTGCGTAATTCTCGCACGCGACCAGCAGCAGCCAGTAGTGCTTTTGAGGGGATACAACCCCGATTGACACAGGTTCCACCCATATCCGCTGCTTCGACAATGGCGGTTTTCAATCCACAGCTGACTGCGTGTAAAGCCGCACCGTGTCCGCCGACTCCAGCGCCAATAATGACTAAATCGTAATCAAATGCTTCCTGACTCACCGCAGGTCTCCTCAAAGCGCGCGCGTTACTCTAACTTATTCTCAACTCGACTCAGCAATCAATGCAAGTCTTTTTTTAGGGTTCCCGCAAGCGGGAGTCTGTAAATCTCAAGGTACTGAATAACGATTTACTAACCTACCACTAACGTATCAGTTGCCACGAATAACATATAAGTAAAGCATTAATGTCCCACAGGAGAAGCTATTTGTGAATGGAGTATTTAAGGCTCCTTGGGCAGGATCGCTGATAGTGATAGCCACCATAACTTCTGCACTACTACTGGGAATTGTTCTAATTGGCTTGTTAACAGGTCCTCGCAGCGATCTTGCGTGGATAGTTGCCATGGTAATCATTCCTGTGGCGATTTTATTAACCTCTCTCTTCTTCAGTATTCGCGGTTATGTCATTACAGACAATACCCTTTATATTCAACGCCTTGGTTGGAATACCAAAGTTGATTTACAGAATTTGATTACCGCTGAGGTAGACCCGCAAGCAATGCGAAACTCGATCCGCAAGTGGGGAAATGGTGGTTTATTTAGTTTTTCTGGAAAGTTCTACAACCGCAGATTAGGAAATTATGAAGCTTATGCCACTGATCTGAGTAAAGCCGTCATTCTCAAGTTGCGCGATCGCACAGTTGTTGTTACGCCAGACGATCCAGAAAAATTTGCTCATCAAGTCCTAGCAGCATTTGATTCATCGTCGTAATCTTTTCTGGAATAAACAATTTTGCCTCACTCAACTCCTATCCTTTAACTTCAATCTAAAAATCAACTTCAAAAACTGAATATACATTGATATTCCAAATTCTTTAACACCGTTTACCCAAATACGGTCAAATTCAAACTCCACAAACATATTATAAAAAATATTTCAGGTATTTTATTGCCAATACTGGATGGTTTAAACTCGATAAATAAGAGAGCAAAATAGCAAACTATTCTCAGGAAAAATTAGGGAAAATACGATAAAAAAGTGCAAGAAACCGTTC
The Chroococcidiopsis sp. TS-821 genome window above contains:
- a CDS encoding PH domain-containing protein → MVIIPVAILLTSLFFSIRGYVITDNTLYIQRLGWNTKVDLQNLITAEVDPQAMRNSIRKWGNGGLFSFSGKFYNRRLGNYEAYATDLSKAVILKLRDRTVVVTPDDPEKFAHQVLAAFDSSS